From one Conyzicola nivalis genomic stretch:
- a CDS encoding MFS transporter — protein MYISLPQRGDRSKTGAPAARVSSVVITLGVVSMLTDVSSESVASILPLYITGAMGLSMIAYGFIDGIYQGVSAIVRIGGGWASDRTDNPKWVAFFGYAVSAVTKVGLLFVSGFAGIASVIALDRLGKGVRTAPRDALITASSEPSNLGKSFGVHRMLDTIGAAGGPLLAFLILFFVPTGYHLVFIVSLGFAVVGVVILGLVVPARRPRRESVAAGEARQPFRWGSLAEPRLRRLILTAGILAVLTVGDGFIYLVLQDRSPFAAQWFPLLYVGTNVAFFIFAVPLGRFADRFGRARVFVLGHVALLAAYACAALPVGGAAVTIVCLVLLGAFYAATDGVLAALAGEVCPPESRATGIAAAQTVVAIGRLIGSTAFGILWFAAGRELAVVIVAAALAAAIPALLVLIRPLTRVAVNE, from the coding sequence GTGTACATCTCTCTTCCCCAACGGGGCGACCGGTCGAAGACGGGAGCGCCGGCCGCCCGTGTCTCCTCGGTCGTGATCACCCTGGGCGTGGTCAGCATGCTCACCGACGTCTCCTCCGAATCGGTCGCGTCGATCCTCCCCCTCTACATCACGGGCGCGATGGGCCTGTCGATGATCGCCTACGGCTTCATCGACGGCATCTATCAGGGAGTGAGCGCGATCGTGAGGATCGGCGGCGGCTGGGCCTCCGACCGCACCGACAACCCGAAGTGGGTGGCGTTCTTCGGCTACGCGGTCTCCGCAGTAACGAAGGTCGGGCTGCTCTTCGTGAGCGGTTTCGCCGGCATCGCCTCGGTGATCGCGCTCGACCGGCTGGGCAAGGGCGTGCGCACCGCCCCACGCGACGCCCTCATCACCGCCTCGTCCGAACCGTCCAACCTGGGCAAGTCCTTCGGGGTGCACCGCATGCTCGACACGATCGGGGCGGCGGGAGGCCCGCTGCTCGCCTTCCTCATCCTCTTCTTCGTGCCGACCGGCTACCACCTCGTCTTCATCGTATCGCTCGGCTTCGCGGTCGTGGGAGTCGTCATCCTGGGGCTCGTGGTTCCCGCCCGCCGCCCGCGCCGGGAGAGCGTCGCCGCCGGCGAGGCGCGACAGCCGTTCCGCTGGGGTTCGCTCGCCGAGCCGCGACTGCGCCGCCTCATCCTCACCGCCGGCATTCTCGCGGTGCTCACCGTCGGCGACGGCTTCATCTACCTCGTGCTGCAGGACCGCAGCCCGTTCGCCGCCCAGTGGTTCCCGCTGCTGTACGTCGGCACGAACGTCGCATTCTTCATCTTCGCCGTTCCCCTCGGCCGGTTCGCCGACCGGTTCGGCCGCGCCCGCGTGTTCGTCCTCGGCCATGTCGCGCTGCTCGCCGCCTACGCCTGCGCCGCCCTCCCCGTCGGCGGCGCCGCGGTCACGATCGTCTGCCTCGTACTGCTCGGCGCCTTCTACGCGGCGACCGATGGTGTGCTCGCGGCGCTCGCCGGCGAGGTCTGCCCGCCCGAGAGCCGCGCGACGGGCATAGCCGCCGCGCAGACGGTCGTCGCTATCGGTCGGCTCATCGGCTCCACCGCCTTCGGAATACTCTGGTTCGCGGCCGGCCGCGAGCTCGCCGTCGTGATAGTCGCCGCCGCACTGGCCGCCGCGATCCCCGCGCTCCTCGTGCTGATCCGCCCGCTCACGCGGGTCGCGGTGAACGAATGA
- a CDS encoding acyltransferase — MTGVEEHRVMHDDELPARIATTADVDPRAKVGPDSLVWHLAQIREYAQISSGCIVGRGVYIGPGVIVGRNCKIQNYALIYEPALLEDGVFVGPAVVFTNDSYPRAINLDGSRQTNDDWEAVGVTVRTGASIGARAVCVAPITIGRYALVAAGSVVTKNVPDFAVVVGVPARQTGWVGRAGLPLVPTDDGGFVCPRTGERYVEHEGVLSPR; from the coding sequence ATGACCGGCGTCGAGGAGCACCGCGTGATGCACGACGACGAATTGCCTGCCCGCATCGCCACGACGGCCGACGTCGACCCCCGCGCCAAGGTGGGGCCGGACAGCCTGGTCTGGCATCTCGCTCAGATCCGCGAGTATGCCCAGATCAGCTCGGGGTGCATCGTGGGCCGCGGCGTCTACATCGGGCCGGGGGTGATCGTCGGGCGCAACTGCAAAATCCAGAACTACGCGCTCATCTACGAACCCGCCCTGCTCGAAGACGGCGTCTTCGTGGGACCGGCGGTCGTCTTCACCAACGACAGCTACCCGCGCGCCATCAACCTCGACGGCAGCCGGCAGACGAACGACGACTGGGAGGCCGTCGGCGTCACCGTGCGCACCGGCGCTTCGATCGGCGCGCGCGCCGTGTGCGTGGCCCCGATCACGATCGGCCGGTACGCGCTCGTCGCCGCGGGTTCGGTGGTGACCAAGAACGTCCCCGACTTCGCGGTCGTCGTCGGGGTGCCCGCCCGCCAGACCGGGTGGGTCGGCCGCGCCGGCCTGCCCCTCGTCCCGACCGACGACGGCGGGTTCGTCTGCCCACGCACGGGTGAGCGCTACGTCGAGCACGAGGGGGTGCTCTCTCCCCGATGA
- a CDS encoding sugar transferase, whose translation MVEFALSRSRSRRIALQHHPHGSRSAAPRRGGGDQAQPETLAPTQQTATVASGARWAGGYRARLRITDAAVIAAVVVAAYLARFGSAALESLATPTGSRFGSMALLVALAWWAGLAAFRTRDLRIIGVGAGEYKRVAHASTTTFGLLAIVFLVFQADTARWFFILAFPAGFFGLLLSRWLWRQWLTTQQRAGHALSRVIVIGKTSDVANVVAQIRAGSGAAYSVVGAVVEEEDPVGTAGVLGDVMVLAGMSRAAEFARTLAVDGVVVAGHPNGGSEYIHDLAWQLEGATADLILATSLANVAGPRIHFRPVEGLPLLHVEIPQFDGAKHVAKRAMDIVIAGTALLFLSPVFAVIALLIRLDSDGPSFFAQERVGRGGELFRILKFRSMNASAPTQLGALVAKSEGNGVLFKMKNDPRVTRLGRTLRKYSLDELPQLWNVLMGDMSLVGPRPPLASEVSTYEDHVHRRLYIKPGLTGMWQVNGRSNLSWEDSVRLDLYYVENWSLMGDLIILWRTVKVVAAPVGAY comes from the coding sequence ATGGTCGAATTCGCGCTTTCCCGAAGCCGCTCGCGGCGTATAGCGCTCCAGCACCACCCCCATGGATCACGATCCGCGGCGCCCCGGCGCGGCGGGGGTGACCAGGCACAGCCCGAGACACTCGCTCCGACACAGCAGACAGCGACCGTCGCGAGTGGTGCGCGCTGGGCCGGCGGCTACCGCGCCCGGCTGCGCATCACCGACGCGGCCGTGATCGCCGCCGTCGTGGTGGCGGCCTACCTCGCCCGGTTCGGGTCGGCGGCCCTCGAATCGCTTGCCACCCCGACGGGGTCGCGGTTCGGGTCGATGGCGCTGCTGGTCGCGCTCGCTTGGTGGGCCGGCCTCGCCGCGTTCCGCACCCGCGACCTGCGCATCATCGGCGTCGGGGCGGGGGAGTACAAACGCGTCGCCCACGCGAGCACAACGACCTTCGGGCTGCTCGCGATCGTCTTCCTGGTCTTCCAGGCGGACACGGCCCGCTGGTTCTTCATCCTGGCGTTCCCGGCCGGGTTCTTCGGGCTCCTGCTCAGCCGGTGGCTCTGGCGGCAGTGGCTCACGACCCAGCAGCGCGCCGGCCACGCGCTCTCCCGCGTCATCGTGATCGGAAAGACCTCGGATGTCGCGAACGTCGTCGCGCAGATCCGTGCCGGTTCCGGGGCGGCCTACTCGGTCGTCGGCGCGGTGGTCGAAGAGGAGGATCCGGTCGGCACGGCCGGCGTGCTCGGGGATGTCATGGTGCTCGCGGGAATGTCGCGCGCCGCGGAGTTCGCCCGCACGCTCGCGGTCGACGGGGTCGTCGTCGCGGGGCATCCGAACGGCGGCAGCGAGTACATCCACGATCTCGCCTGGCAGCTCGAGGGGGCGACGGCCGACCTCATTCTGGCGACCAGCCTCGCGAACGTCGCCGGCCCGCGCATTCACTTCCGCCCGGTGGAGGGGCTCCCGCTGCTCCACGTCGAGATCCCGCAGTTCGACGGCGCCAAGCACGTCGCTAAGCGCGCCATGGACATCGTGATCGCCGGTACCGCACTGCTCTTCCTCAGCCCCGTGTTCGCGGTGATCGCGCTGCTGATCCGCCTCGACAGCGACGGGCCGTCGTTCTTCGCGCAGGAGCGCGTGGGACGCGGCGGCGAGCTGTTCCGCATCCTGAAGTTCCGCTCGATGAACGCGTCGGCGCCCACACAGCTCGGGGCGTTGGTTGCCAAGAGCGAGGGCAACGGCGTGCTGTTCAAGATGAAGAACGACCCGAGGGTCACCAGACTCGGACGCACCCTCCGCAAGTACTCCCTCGACGAGCTGCCCCAGCTGTGGAACGTGCTGATGGGCGACATGAGCCTGGTCGGCCCCCGGCCGCCGCTCGCGAGCGAGGTGAGCACCTACGAGGACCACGTCCACCGCCGGCTCTACATCAAGCCGGGCCTGACCGGCATGTGGCAGGTCAACGGCCGTTCCAACCTCAGTTGGGAAGACAGCGTGCGCCTCGACCTGTACTACGTCGAGAACTGGTCGCTGATGGGCGACCTGATCATCCTCTGGCGCACGGTTAAGGTCGTCGCAGCCCCGGTCGGCGCCTACTGA
- the ypfJ gene encoding KPN_02809 family neutral zinc metallopeptidase, translating to MTFNDNAKINSGRTRRRGRTGGIVAGGGVVGVVALFLLSQLLGVDLTGLAGGGGAQNGSDESIANCETGADANAGGDCRLASAGDSIDTYWAGELPDYRPTDVVLFTDQTDTGCGGATSAVGPFYCPADETIYIDTSFFDELSTRFGASGGPLAEMYVLAHEWGHHIQNISGMMEGLDLQTTGPQSDGVRLEVQADCYAGAWAGEASTVPDDSGTPFLEEITSEQLAQALSAAAAVGDDRIQGSAGGGVNPETWTHGSSEQRQQWFTTGFEGGPAACDTFGAAL from the coding sequence ATGACGTTCAACGACAACGCCAAGATCAATTCGGGCAGAACCCGCCGCCGTGGCCGCACGGGCGGCATCGTCGCGGGCGGCGGTGTGGTCGGCGTGGTCGCGCTGTTCCTGCTCTCGCAACTGCTCGGGGTCGACCTGACCGGCCTGGCCGGAGGGGGCGGCGCGCAGAACGGCAGCGACGAGTCGATCGCCAACTGCGAGACGGGCGCCGACGCGAATGCCGGTGGCGACTGCCGGCTCGCGAGCGCGGGCGACTCAATCGACACCTATTGGGCGGGCGAGCTGCCCGACTACCGGCCCACGGATGTCGTTCTATTCACGGATCAGACGGACACCGGATGCGGCGGCGCCACCAGTGCCGTCGGACCCTTCTATTGCCCCGCCGACGAGACCATCTACATCGACACGTCGTTCTTCGACGAACTGAGCACGCGGTTCGGTGCCTCGGGCGGACCGCTCGCCGAGATGTACGTCCTGGCCCACGAGTGGGGCCACCACATCCAGAACATCAGCGGCATGATGGAGGGACTCGACCTGCAGACCACCGGTCCGCAGTCCGATGGCGTGCGCCTCGAGGTGCAGGCCGACTGCTACGCCGGAGCGTGGGCGGGCGAGGCGTCGACGGTACCCGACGACAGCGGAACCCCGTTCCTGGAGGAGATCACGAGCGAGCAGCTCGCTCAAGCGCTGAGCGCCGCGGCCGCTGTGGGCGACGACCGCATCCAGGGTTCGGCCGGTGGCGGCGTGAACCCCGAGACCTGGACGCACGGTTCGAGCGAACAGCGCCAGCAGTGGTTCACGACCGGCTTCGAGGGCGGCCCCGCCGCGTGCGACACGTTCGGAGCCGCCCTCTAG
- the fliW gene encoding flagellar assembly protein FliW, with product MTAALTFTTPPHGLAPHVDFLLSQIDGADGLFALQSRTDSAIRLFVLDASVYLPDYAPIISDEDCVALDVHAAEDALVLVVANPDADGTTMNLLAPIVVNASSGVSAQIILDGQDFPLRAELTARRAA from the coding sequence ATGACCGCAGCACTGACCTTCACGACTCCCCCGCACGGACTCGCACCCCACGTCGACTTCCTCCTCAGCCAGATCGACGGGGCCGACGGCCTCTTCGCACTGCAGTCGCGCACCGACTCGGCCATCCGCCTCTTCGTCCTTGACGCCTCGGTGTACCTGCCCGACTACGCGCCGATCATCTCCGACGAAGACTGTGTGGCGCTCGACGTGCACGCGGCCGAAGACGCCCTCGTGCTGGTCGTGGCCAACCCCGACGCCGACGGCACGACCATGAACCTGCTCGCCCCGATCGTGGTCAACGCGTCGAGCGGAGTGAGCGCGCAGATCATCCTCGACGGCCAGGACTTCCCGCTGCGCGCCGAGCTCACCGCCCGCCGCGCCGCCTGA